The genomic stretch AACTAGAACAGAGTAGTGGCCAGAATTTAATGGGTTTCTATTTTGTTGGTTGGGTAACTTGATGAAAGCAAGGATGATGATTTGTATATATAAACTGAAATAAACTAACAAAATTTTGCTTAtccaaaataaaacaaaaactATACTGTACTATAGAAATTTCAATAAGGTGAAAGGCACTGATATGTTGGAAAGGTTAATGCATGAATCCAAAGAATAAAGAATAAGACAGAGGCTATGGTAATAATGCTTCAAGTAATAATTTCTTTAAGGGCATCCTTCACGTATGAATATTTGAATGCGAAACCCAACTTCTTCGCTTGAGTTGGAACCACTCTTTGCCCTTCTAAAACCTACAGCGACAATAACAGTATTTCAAATATATATATGTGTGGATTTGAGGACATGATTACCGGAGATGATTACTTACCACAGAAGCACCTTCTCCAAGAACAGCCTTGAGTGCAAAGTCAGGCACCGGAAGCCACGAGGGGCGACCCAAGACATGTCCCAACTGTTCACACAACTCGGAGAATCTCACAGGATTTGGTGCAGTTCCATTGATAACTCCTATTACAGACATTCATTAACATGATTCAGAGAAAAGCTTACAGTTTAATCGCCACCAGAGGTTTATGTAATACATAAAAATGGTTTACCTTTGTAGGATGGATTTGATAGTGCTTCGTATATTAAATTGACAATGTCGTCCAGATGAATCCAGGAGAACCTGTATGGAAGGGGAAAAAAACGAATGTAACTTCTACCTGAAACTTAAAATGCAAACAAAGCGCAAATCACAACACATTGGCGCTGTGATAAATAGTAAATTGAGTTTATTAGAAATAACCACATATCTTATCAGCATCAGCTTACCACTGGTTTCCAGAACCTATAGGTCCACCAGCAAACATCATGAAGAGAGGTATCATTTTAGCTGCAAAAGCTCAATGATGTAATTATCAGTTAAACTTAGACAATATGATGAACTTCATAAATCATAGATCATTAATAAGTTTGTTTATATTATAGCATACTGCTGGAAATAATAGATTGTAGATAGTAATATTTGTACTTATTTTTATAGTATAGTATGTGACCTGTTAAGCAAGCTCATTAGGTTTAGAATTTGCTCTATTTAAATATATTAGCTGTAGTATTGGGACATAATATTGAAAAATATTAGAAACACTTTACTACATGGTACCAGAAACAATCCAAGATCCGTTGGGTCACATGCTATTAGGTTTAAACCATCGGACCACTTGGGTCACGCACCTGATACTAGTGTTGGGCGTGAGGAGATGTGTGTGTTTAGTTTCACGTTACATAAAGAGATAAGTCCTTAACATATGTTTATATGTAGAGAGATAAAAGTAATTACTAATATTATACTGTCTATTATTTAAAACACACCATAGAGCCTAAATGGATTAGTGGTTAGAACTGGATACCTAGAGCTCCGCCATCTTTACCAAGAACAACACCTATGCGAATTAGAGCCACTCTAACATCTCCATTGACCTTTAGAGCCGTTGATTCCCATTCTCTGCAAACCTGAAAAGATTGACCGATTTGTTAGGTGAAATCAAGAAGCTACAATTAAACATGGCGAAATGTTAGGGGAATGTACTCATATTGACCAATATGATATGTAGTACCTTCCTATCAATTTTAACCCGATTCTGATTGAAAACCTCAGTTAAATGATTATGTACTCACAGAAATTATTGTGAATATGACCATGCCTTTTTCAAAATATAGGAGATTATCACAAATTTTTGGGTCTAATAGCCTAATGGCTGGAATTTCACCCCTTAAAGGTGAATAAGTAGGATGTCGTGGGTTCAAACCCGCACCCCTACAATTGGATGTCCCTACAGAGCTATCAACTAAGCTAACTTAATGAGACAATTATCAGAAAATATTTAGAATGACAAAACAAAACAGACACATGAATTAATTACCATATTGCCTGTTGGTCCATCTGTTAAGAGATTCAGCACCAACATTTTACAAAAACATTAAACAAGACAGAATACACCTGGTTTTTCTATTTTCTTACGAGATTTAAGATCTAATAATTTTTGCTATAGTAACAACAACAATTTCCTTTTACCTCAGCCAGGTAATCCTTTCCTGATGGACTTTGTTCATCAAATACTTGCGTCTCACTGGTGCCTAGAAATAATGAagtaaaagaaaatgaaaaactTGGTTGGCAAAATCAAGCATAGTCAAGTGGATTATAAAACATGGTTTGAAAAGTAATAAATTTTCTAACCAAAGCATTTAACATTCATGATCGTTTCAACTAACAATAAAAAAAGAATCAACCAATATAGAACAAGTTTTGACATACAAACATACCATAATAACCAACAGCAGTGGCACTAACCAACACTTTGGGCCGAATATCATCTGGTGCACTTTTAATCAATTCTACAACCTAAGCTATGAAATGAATAGGTAAGCAAGAGAATAGCCAATGGTTCATGTATTTTATCATAATAAATTTTTGCATAATTTTTCCTTAGTGGGAATTTATACTTACTTTTGAAGTCACTCTTACCCTGCTCTGCTTGATTTCTTTCTTAATCTGAAGCATTAAATGAATCATGTTCATCTTATCAGTGTCAAGGTAAAAGTAAAACATAACCAACAACTAAGTGCGAGTATATATCATTTAAATAACGGGAGTAATAGAAACATGGAAATAACCTCAGAAGACCATCGGGTGCTTATCGGCAATCCTGCCAAATTCACAACACCTGTTGAACCCTGAATGCAATTTTTCCATTCTGGCTCCTCAGCAATCTTGACTCCTGGAAAGTCTTTCACTGGAAATACCAGAGAAGAGTTAACCGGTTAATTCAGAGTGGGCTATATATTTGACTTTGAGTATGCTTTGAAGAATAGGAATTATATATGAATTAAACCCAACAACAAATATGGTAAACGAGTTTATATGAGTACACGCTTTTGCAAAATGCAAGGATTATTGCAAATGCAAATTTCTACACTGATTTATTACCTTCTTACCAGGAAAAATTAGTTCTGCTTTAGATTTAGAGCGAGTCAGGACATGAACGCTGTGATTTTCTGCAAAGATTGTTAGTTAAAAGCAGAAATTAGCTTAATCATTTAACTCGAGCCATGAATCTATAACATTGTATATATTTTGCAACATTATATATTAGAGCGTCGGGAAAACGTTTTATATCAATATAAACAGGTTAATATCATGAAACAAATATAAAAGAGCCAATTTCAGTAAGTTACTGCAGGAGACGACGTGCTAACCTGCTTGCAGCTTTTGCACCAGCCTTCTACCTATAAAACCTGTTGCTCCAGTTACAGATATGATCATTTGGTTTCCCTGCAAAAGCAAAACCACACTAACCGGTGATGATCGTGAAGGAACTGAAACAGCCAATTACAAAAACCAGAGATAAAActtaataattaaataatattcTTAATGTACAATGCGAATGACTAATGTCATGTTTGTTAGATATCAGTGTGTCTCACGTTGAAGCCAAATTTAATATTTTGGATCTAATATTCAACAAGGTACAAGAGTTGATATTCCTCCTTAAACATTGGCTAAGAATCTGTAGCAAGGTAGAAAGCCGGAAATAATAAGTATTGTAGCTGATTAGTCCAATAAAATACTTAATTGGAACCAGTGTTGTCCATGGGGGAGAGACAAAATCCCGCCATACCGGAAGCTTTGCCGCGCCATTATAGAGGAGGATTCCGGCGGAAAAACACTCAATATCGGGATATATTTACCATTGCAGCTAGTCCAAAAATTATAGAACATACCTTGGAGGTTTGATCAGTGCCACACCAAACCCTAAGCCTCCTAGCCTCCCTGGTCtacaacaaaaacaacaacaaccaaaCCTTAATTGAATGTGGCTACAAGTGAGAAATGCATTGCAACATAGCAGcaataaaatgaaaatgaagaAAGGAAAAAGGGTAAATTGTTGAAGAATTGGAGCTTACAAAGAGGGGTTGAGGAAGGTGAAGAGAAGGACAGACGCTATGAGACCAAGTCAGAGCTGTGAATCCACTGATTTCCATTAGAGATTTTTTGCTATGCAGAGTTTTGTACAACTTCGTAACAGCAGCTACTACTTTGTTATGCACAGCGTTGTATTGTGTTCCATTAAGATTAAGATTGTTCTTGTATGGTTTCGTGGTTATTCTGGAGCCACAGCTACCACTATTTCCATATCCACCACTAGTTCAACTATAGTTATAAGGACGAGTACATTGTCTAAAAGCACTGTGTCCTTTATTTTCTCTAAAACATGATTTTATTGTCTCTGTTTTAAATTGGAAGAGAAAATACcaaaaattattattattattattattattattattgagGAAAATAGTGACACTTGAGCTCAAATATTACAATACTTTGTACAATCTATCTTGGAATCAAAATTATAAtaaagtgaaaaataaaaaaaaataaaaaattcaattttatcaaaaactcaaaaaaaataaaataaagaaagaTATTGTATTAAAGTGAGTATCGGAGTACTCAACTCAAATACAAAAAGAGAAATAAAGTTGAAGCTGCCTCTTGCCTCAgcaaacaaaaaataataataaatcaaGAATTTCTATAGGATTAATCAACCAAGTAGGTTTAACGCTATGTAACGGATACGTCGATCTAGCAATAAATCAGTCTCAAATTAGAGATTTCGCGACAAGAACAATCTCTCGAACCCCTTTCATGC from Lathyrus oleraceus cultivar Zhongwan6 chromosome 7, CAAS_Psat_ZW6_1.0, whole genome shotgun sequence encodes the following:
- the LOC127101088 gene encoding epimerase family protein SDR39U1 homolog, chloroplastic; the protein is MEISGFTALTWSHSVCPSLHLPQPLFTREARRLRVWCGTDQTSKGNQMIISVTGATGFIGRRLVQKLQAENHSVHVLTRSKSKAELIFPVKDFPGVKIAEEPEWKNCIQGSTGVVNLAGLPISTRWSSEIKKEIKQSRVRVTSKVVELIKSAPDDIRPKVLVSATAVGYYGTSETQVFDEQSPSGKDYLAEVCREWESTALKVNGDVRVALIRIGVVLGKDGGALAKMIPLFMMFAGGPIGSGNQWFSWIHLDDIVNLIYEALSNPSYKGVINGTAPNPVRFSELCEQLGHVLGRPSWLPVPDFALKAVLGEGASVVLEGQRVVPTQAKKLGFAFKYSYVKDALKEIIT